CCAGCTGTTGTACTTACGAAACTGGGCATTGGTCGTATAGGGCGTCTGCCCCCGGTATTCGGTTGTCTGCATGGTGACGCTTCCCGCGGGACCCGTTCCTTTGATGCCAAACAGATTGTTCGCTTTTTGCGTTAGACCGCTCAATCCCCAATTGGATTCCAGGATTGCCTGAGCAAGCGTAAGCGAAGCAGGCACCCCGTACTGACGCATGTCCTGATTGGCTATAGGTGCCAGCTTGGCTATAAATTCAGAGGGTTTCATCCTTTTTCTCCTCCTTTCGTACGGTTTGCTTGTCCCCTTCTTCGGATTTGATCTGGAATACCTGTACCACATTACGCAGGGACTGGGGGATCGGTACCCCCATTCTCCCAACGTTCTCAATAATAGACAGCAGCTCATTCGCGAGATAGAAGAAGATCACGGTATTCTGAAAATAATTCATCTCCCCCAGCACCCGGTCCACCAGATGCATCAGGGCGATGATGAGAAAAATGGTCATTTTGCGTGCAATCCCAGTATAACCAATACGGCTGCGCAGCTCGCCGTTCATCCAGGCCGCGCCCCATCCGGTCAACCAATCGATCACCACGAACCACAACAACAGATGCATCGGCAGCGACCATCCGCCCCAGACGTAACCTGTCACGGCCCCCGTCCCCGCCGCCAGCATCTTAAACAGCTGACCGATGTGCTCATACATAATTGTTCCTCCTTTATATGGTTTTGAAGTTGTGAAAAAGCCCTCGGAGGAGCCGAGGGCTTGGAGTGAAGCTATTCATAGTTGCTTTAACAGAGATAAACCTTTTGGGCAGTACACCACTTCGCCTGCGGATCATGCTTCCGATCGCTGTTGCCCCCAGATTTTCTTGTAACTTTATAGATAGGGTTAAAATCCGTGGACAAAGGCGAACGCTTCGCTTCTACAGCATGATTCCGCCTTCTTCGTTGAAGTCTTCTGTAGAGTAATTCAAAGCAGCGTTTAGTAGGCCTCGCCAGTGATGACTTCATATTCTTCCGAAGTGATCACGCCAAACGCAACATATTGTCTCAATTGAGGCTTCTGCGCCCACTTCTTTTCATAGTAATACTTCAAGCGTTCAAAATCGTTCTCGAACATCGTCTTCCTCTCCTTTCGATCAGCTTTTCTCAAGTGATAACAACCGTAATTCAAGCCCCACAATTTGAGCGCCCTGCGCCTCATTTTGCTGACGTAGCTCCATGGCCTCGAGCTCCCGTGCAACCATCTCAGAACCTAAGCGATCCACTTCATTGGGTTCCTGTGGCTGAGATCTGGTTAGCTCCTCGATTTCTTCCGGGGTTAAGCCTTCGATCCAAAGTGTTGGCTGAGGTGGAGACTCCAAAACTGGCATGTCGCCGCGTTGCTCTTCCGGGAGTGCGTGCCATCCCGATAAAGCTTGTTGGAAAGAATCTTGAGCTGTGCTTACAGCAAATTCGTATGCATTCCAGGCTGCGAGATCAAAGCGCGGGCGGAATAAGCCGGGAGTTACAGGGATGCCGATGATGTAGCCGGAGATATTGGATTCTGGTTCGTTTGTTGGTTCATCTTCTGGTTGTGTACCGTCATCGAATGTTCGGGACTGAAAATCTAGTATCCCTTGTTCCATGTAGGAATAAAAAGGGACGACACCATTAAAGGTATCGTCCACGAGCGTGTCCTCTAAATAGAGGCCATCTATATTTATTTTAGGTACGGCTTTCATGTGATACCTCCTTTATTGTTCGGCTAGAAAGGAAGGTAGGCATATATCAAGATAAGCATTTCCTCCCACATTCCATATTTGTACATGCCCCAAAGTATTTATTGTAATTTCAAGGGGGAGTAACGCGCTGCCAGAAGACCATAGAGATCCGAAGACTATTACATCAGATGGTCGATATCCCTCTGGAAGTGTGAATAGCAAAACTCCGTTTCCTGTCGTACCTCCCTCTGGGCGTCCTATAATGTAAACATTTCCTAGCGAGTCCCTTCGATATCTCAATATACCCGTCCAAGAGTTTAGTAGCGTTGGTGAAATCCAATCCGGCTGCGAATACTTATCTGCCTTCTTATTCATCAATACAGATACAGCGGTGGCATTCTGTTGTACCTTGCCAGTCAGTTCTTGGAGCATCGACATTTCGTTAGCCGCATACGATCCGGTGAATGGAACGATAGGTGATTTATCTAGCATCAGGTATGTGACGGAGTACGCGGCGGAAGGGTCGAATTTCTCTTTATTAACACTAGCCCATGCAGGTCCATTTGAAACTTCCAAAGCTGTTCCTGGAGTCCGAAACCCGGAACTATCAGGCGTGATGCGCATTCCGTTTCTGTAAAATTCGATAAGTAAAGAGGCTTTGTTTTTCAGTGGGTATTTTGCACCGTTGAATGTTGCAACACCATTGCTTGCAACTGAAAGCTGGTTGCTTTCCCTTACCACAATTCCCGTCCCAACCTCGATTAAGTTATCGCCATCATTAAACGTTAACGTGCCTTCAGATATGATAGGTTCGACTGTTGGCATTGCGAGTCGGTAAACGAGTTGGTACGGCGTCCAATTTGGCGCTTGTGTAGTCGGAAGCGTAAACGTCCCATCAACCCAAATACGATTAACACCGTCTAACCTGCGAGCCCATAATTTTATGCCTGTACCGTTGTATAGGTTGTTCACGGGATTATCAGGCGTCTGCAAACCTTCGGATACGATTGCAGAGCCGTTATACATCGTCCAACCCATAAAGAATGCCTTAATCTCGTCAGGTGTCGGAGTGTAGTTGTCACCCCATCCGCTGTCTGCACTGGAAACACCTATTCCTAGACCTATAGCCCCACCACCCCAATCAGCTATACTGTATAAATCTACTGCGCTTGATGGTAGACCTCCTTTTAAATAAGTTCCATCATATTTTGTCACAACTGGTTGATTAGTTTTATTTCTATCAACAATATCTGTAAGTAGTCGTACACATTTTCCCCCTGAGTATGAATTAAAATACCCGTATTGATGGTTGAAGTCAAAGACTAGCTTCTTCCACTTCGCAAGCTTGGTATACTGCCCGCCCTTCTCGAACACTTCGTCAGCATTCACACCTGTCACCGGATCGGAGTATAAGTCCGTTTGCAGCGCAAATATACAGTCTTCACGAGCTTTATGTGTTTTGACCGTAGTTCCGAGATTAAGCGTAATATCTTCGATAACATAGTCACCAACAGCCGCATCTTGAGGTGCTACAATACGAACCTCCATAGTTTTGATGTTTGCCGGAGTAGCAAATATATCTGTTCCAGTACCTGTTCCGCTGACGGAGGTTCCAGGTGTGTCTAATACATACAACCCCGATTCATCGTAACCCAGTACATCAACGTACACTCCATCATATTTTTCTAGGCCATTTAGAGTGATTTTTGCACGAAGTGTATATTTAGTATTCGGTATAGCCGGAATGAGTTCAGACCGGTATTCCACGATCGTTGAACCTGTCGCTTTTACTATAGCTGAATATTCAGATAGCACTTTCGTTGAACTTTCCACCGAGCCTTCAAATAGTGTAGGAGCCAAATTATCTCCGTACCGAATCACATACGGATTTCGGACAGGCTGAATACTATCGACGTAGGGATATTTAATATCCATTTGTTCTGAGGAATATAATGTGATGCTGTTATACTCTGATTGTGAAATTTCATACAAACTTACGTTTTTAACATCAAAGTTGACGGCAGCATATACCCCACCCGCGTAACAAACTCCAACTATAATATCAAAAGCGGTGTCAGCCGATTTTGTAAACCCATAATAAATTCTTTGCCAAATCCCCAGTTTAGTCTTATCAACAGTATCTGCCCCAATTCCAACATTTGCGCCTACTTTAATTAACCCGCTACCAGAAATGCTGTTTACTTTCACTTCTGCCGATATTACGTAATATTTCCCAGCAAGAGCAAGAAAAGCTGAGCCCCCTACTTGTCTATATATGATGTAACCTTCGTCTGTATTTTTAACAGCTACATTTATAGCCTCAGTATTGTTACCAGTTGTGCCTGACCCAACACTTAAGGTAGTTGTCGCCGGATTTGATACGCTTCGATTAATCCTCCGTCCAGCCAAATTCACCAACGTCCGCCCTTTAATCCCGCTCAACTTAAATGGCGCACTCCGCTCCGCGTTCACGATCTGAAGCCCCGGCTGCAGTATGACTTCCCTGCGCTCTTCCGTGTCCAGACGCTTTTCCAATGCGCCGATGGCCTCACTGCTTTCACCCGCGAACCGATCTACGGCATCCGCGTTCTGATCAATATATTTCTCCAGATCGAAATACGTCGTGGACGGCGAGGTTCGATCGATTTTGTTCAACCCGATATTCGGCGTAACCGGATTCGTCATTTAGGCTCCTCCTCCCAACAATCTGTCTTGTGTCGTTGCTGATATTTCCTCAAAGGTCATGCCCTCCACTTCAGCTATGGTGAGATAACGTAGTGCGTAATCGACCGCAATATGTGCTGGTTTGATCTCCTCGATGGCCGATTTCAAATCACTTAAATTCGGCGGGATGCCCAGCGTATCTCGAAAATGAATCGTCACTTTATACTCCGCTGGCTGGACGGATACCTCGATGCTACCCCGCTCATAGGCTTGCGCCACATTTTTGAGCATGCTGGCAGACACCTTGCCGCTCCCCCGCATCTTCGAAATGATGACCGAACGACGCTGCTCGATCGGCTTGTAGAGGTTCACCGGAATGTTCAAGTCCTGCTCGAACCGGGACAGCGCCCACGTAGCGGTTTCGGGATAATACTGGTCCAACTGATCCTCCAGTTCCTGCGCCAGCTTGTCCAACTCAGCCCCTTCGGCTCCGGCAATAGCTTTCATTTCTCGAACATCGTGATAAAAGGACGGCAGGTAACCCAGCCAGGCTTCAGCTTTACTCATCTACTGTCACCGTCCCCAAGACAGCTACCGCTTCCGGCTCGATCAGAAGGCTGTCCGTTCCTCCGTTCACGGTCAATATCTCGTAGTCGATGACTGCCGGAATATCCAAGATCACATTGGCAATCCGGTTATACCGGACCAGCGGATCGGACATTGCCAGGTCTTTGAGATACTGACGAACCCCCTGCTCAATGGCTTCCTGCACGCCATCCATGCCGGCTCCATCGAGCAGCGTAACCTGTACTTCAATATGGACAGGCACTTCAGCCGCCCCAACAACAGTGACAACCGAACCGACAGGAGCTGCGCCTTCCCCCATGCCATCCATGGTCGGATCGATATACTGCTGCACTGATTCCACTACGGAAGGCGTAGGCGATCGCATCTCGTTATCCAGCAGCACCACCTTGACGGTGCCCGGACCATCCCATAACGGAAAAGCTTTGGCCTTGCCAACCCCGGCTTTCTCCCTCGCCCACAGTTCATACTGATTCCGGTTTGCACTGGTCACGGGACGGGAGATTTTTTCGCGGTATCGGTCATACAACGCTTCATCCGATTCGGTATCTTCGCCAGGTACCCAGAGCTCCATCAGCTCCGCCTTCACCAAGCCTTCGACGTATTCCAGCGGAAGCAGCGAGCCGAATCGGCGGTTGCCTTCCTTCCCGCTTGTCTCGCATTCCAGCACATATTGCCCTGCATCCAGACGGGTGATGACTTTGTAATTCAGCGGATCCAATGAAAAACGACTCCCTAGAGGCACATCTACCGCGGTACCGTTATTGCCTGAGAAGTGTCCCAGAAGCTGTGCTTTTGTAGCCTGCTTCCGGGTCAGACCCGACCATGCAATACTCCGATCCAAAAATTCGCCCGAGGCCGTAGCGGCAAATTTCAAGTTCATGGAGTACCCCAATTCCACATACATCTGGGCAAGCTCAGCTGCAGAAGGTGCCAACGCATCGTAGATGATGCTGCCTTCCCTTTTATCCATTCCATCCGGAATACGGTCCATCATCCGCTCCAGAATTGCTTCGTACGTCTGTTCCTCAACCATCCTCTCTCACCTCCTTGGTCATATTGAAAGCCCCATACACGCTTCGGACCGTAAATTCCGCCACGGCCTGATCGCCCACAAAGGTAATATTCATATCATCTACCGACAAAATGCGGTCATCCTGCAGCAGCGCTTCCTTGATATGCCGCTCGATTTCAGCATAGGCCCACAGTGGGTCGCGGCCAATGACGGAGTCCAGTTCCTGCCCATAGTTACTGCTGTAGATCAGATGTTCAAAGCGGCGCGTCTGAAGGATTTTTACGACAGCCTGTTTAACGGCCTCAAGACCGTCAATGTGACCGGATATCGTTCCTTCCTCCAGATTCAAGTCATATGTCAAGCTAGGCTGTGCCATTGTTTCCACGATCTCGCTACTCGGTTGCAGCGTTCCACCCTGCGGGATCATCACGGCTTCACCAACCGATCCAGCACGAGATACGTTTGTCCGCCCTGGTAACGAATGAGCAGGACCGTATCACCAATCTCCAGCCCTTTTCGAATTACATACTCCACGCCGCCAATGTTCAACTTGTACTCGGTCATCGATTCTCCGATAACTAAAAAATCCTCCGTCAGGCTGAAACGCTGATCCACGTTCACCTCGAGAGGATGTGTTGATGTGACTATGCCATACAGCACCGCCATCGGGTTTGTGCTTCCCACGGCGCTGAGACTGGCTTTTTTGATAATATCCAGCATCACTGCTTACACCACCTTCATATTCAGCGACATCGTATGCGTACCGTCCGAAAATTTATGCGTACATTCATCGATGAGATACGGCTTCAAGCCTTCTTCTGGAAGATTCACATAGATCGTGTTTCCGGCACGAACCCGCAAATCTCCAATAGCCTCGATCGACAACGTCTGCTGCTCCCTGTTCTTCAACTCCAGCAAGTTCTGCGCTAACTGCTTCAATTGAGCGGGGTTCATGTTCTCGTCAGAAACCTCATACAGCTGGAGCAGCCCCCACTGGGCAATGTTCTGCCCATGCTGGTAAACATACACGTCCCTCTTCCCGGTTTCCTTGTTGTCCCTCACGACTTTGACGCGGTTGTACGTCTCGTTGTCGATGCTTTTTTTATATGAAAAATCCGTCATGAGGCTGTCTTCTCCCACCGCGAGTTTAAGCAGCATGTCGTTAATGTTGGTCAACGTCAGTTCACCGTACTGATCGTAAAACATATAGTACTGCTTGGTCGCGATCAACGTGGCCTCCAGAGCCTTGCAGATCATATCGATCAGTTTTTTGTCCGCTTCCAGCATCGCAGGGATCGTATGGCCGGTATCGGCAAGCGTGCCTGTCTTCAGATTGAAATCCTTGGCAATCTTCCGAATGATATCCTCCACCTTGGCATTCGTGAACCGGTAGGTGTCGTTGCTGGACAGGTAACGCAGCTGGTCATACGCCATCACCTTGACCTCAGCATCCATACCCCACTCCTTGGAAAAAACATAGCCATAAAACAGATCCTTATTATCCTTCCGAAAGCGCACAATGTCGCCGTTTTCCACTTCGAATTCCTTGCTCTGTGCAAGACCATCGTTCACATAGTTGATATCCAGACTCGCCGGCTTCGCTTGACGGGTTGTTTTCCACGTAATGTCGGTGACAATCTGACCCAGATCCCACACGCTTCCGTTCTTGCGGTCAATCATCAGTTCAATCATGGCGCCACCTCTTTAGGGAATCTTGAGAACCCGGCCGATAGCCAGCTTCCGGACCTCATGGTCTTTAATTCCGTTCAGTTTTTGGATGTCAGTATGACGGGAACCGCTGCCGAGCAGCTTTTGGGCAATGCTCCACAGGGTGTCGCCTTTGGCGACCGTGTAGGAGGTTGGTTTTTTGCGGTCATCCGGCCGGTCTTTCTTTTTCACGGCTGCCGCTTTTTTGTCTTTTACCGGTACCACCTTCCGAGCCCCATAAAACACATATCGTTTGAGCGAAATCGAGAACTCGATATCTTCCGGCGATCCGGACATCGTATTCCAGTTGAAACTTTCGATGGAGGCCGCCATGTTGATGCCAAAAGACTTCATGGCCCGCACCACATTCTTACCGTCCGTACCGCTCAGCGGATCGGGAACGAGCCCCGTCATGACAAAACGCACAGGTCTCCGGCTCTCCATCCAGCCCTTAATGGTATTTACGTAATCGATCGGCAGCTTCAGCTCCTGGTCAGACCTTAGATGGACAAAGGGGTACATCCTACCCGGAAAAAAACTTTCAAACGAGATCTCCGTCAACTTGGGATGCAGAATCGCATTTACTTCACCAAGCCCCGCTACCGTATAGGATTTGCCTTCTCCGCTATCCTTCACATCAATCCGCTCGGGGTTCACAGGAAACCGAAAAACCTCCTCCTGGTTATTGAAGCTCAGAAAAAATCCATAATCGCTCATGCTACAGATACACCCCCTCGGCACTGGACACAAACTGCTCCTCCAGCGTTCGGTTAATTCTCGACATGATGGTATCCAGATCGGCCCCGGAGTTAATATCTCCTGTTGTCATCTGCACGGTAGGCGTCAGGGTAATCATATTGCTGATCGCATTCACTTCTGCCAGATCACGCATGATTTTCAGATCCTCGCTCGCCACGTCCACCGAGTTATCCACTTTACCAATGGAATCAATGCTTCCACCCGCAGGAGCTACCGGGATTGGGGCCGTTGCCATGGCAGGCATGGACGGAGTTAGGGCTGTTTTTGGAACGGGAACATCGTATCCGGTTTTCCCCATATTGTACTGTTCCAATAATTCCTCGTTGCTCTTGCCCGTGTCCTTAGCTGGCATGAATTGATTTTTGAACTTATCTATGGAGAAATCTTCAATATAGTCCTGCCCTTTATCCTTGAATTTCGTAAAATCTGCCTTATATTCAATCTCCGCAATTTGCTTGGTATCCACGCCAAGAACCTTGCCAAAAAAGCCCGCTACCGCGTTAACACCTTTAATGATTCCGTTAATAACTGAAATGACCGTGTTAACCGTGTTTTGCGCCAGATCGACAATGAAACCAAATACGTTGCTAAATATCTGCTTAAGGCCCATAGTCACCACTTGCCAAGCCCCGAATGCGGCCATAGCAGCGATAACTAATGAAATTAATAGCATAAGAGGATTAGCCTTAACCACCATATTAAATAATCTCATTGCACCTGCCGCTATATTCGTAACCGTAGCCATCACAGTTTGCGCCGCAGTAAACGCGTAAGCTGATATTCTTCCCATGATCATCCCTGCATTTAACATTGCAAAAAAAACACCCACTAAAGCGATAACAGGAAGCAACCCCATAAATATAGTGACCAGATTCCATATGGTGTTACCGACACCAGCAATCGTAGCTTTAATGAATTCCCAGGCTGGAGGGATCATTTGCGCTACCCACAAAAACCCCTCAGCAATTACGGTTAATCCTATGGATATAGCATCAATAAAAGGCTGGAAAGTCCCGTTTTCAAAAGCTGCATTCAACATATCCAGAATTGGCATGATGGCAGCTAATGCGCCACCCCCCATCTGAACAAAAGAATTGTTGACGGATCCCATTAGTTGCTTCCACTTATTAACAGGCGAATCCAGCATGGCATTCATAGCTTCCTGTGTCATGCCTGATTTTTGCAGCAGTTTGTCCATGGATGAAAGAAATGCAGTAAAATTACCTTTAGATGATACGATTTCTGCATTAAAGCTTTTAATCTGGGAATCAGGAATATTAAAATCTTTAGCTAGAGAGCTGGTATCGCCACGCATCGCACTCATAATCGCCCCTGTTGCATCTTTTGAACTCTTGCCGTCTGTTGATAGTGTGCTCATTCGATCAGCGAAGCCATTTAATTGCGCAATTTGATCTGAGTTTTTAGTCATTGACATGAACGTTAAAGCATTATTTAACGAATCGTTAATATCTAACCCGGTTTTCAATGCATTCTGTTTAATGTTTTCGAATATAGCTGAACCTACCTCAGCATCACCAGTCTTAACTTTAAAGAAGTCTTCCGTTACTTGTTCTTTTGCTACTGGAATAATCGTCATTTTCGCAACAAAGTCGGCCATATTATTTAAGCGCAGGAGTGCATCCTTTACACTCGCCATTCCTTCACCCCCTTTTCTACAACCTATCTCCGCTTCCGGACTCGCTCACGCTTCTCCTTCTCCACCCGCATCGAGATCATGGCATAGATGGCGGCCCGTTCCCGGACCGTCATCGCCATGAGCTGGTGAGGAAGGATGTGCAGTTCATGGAGGGCGTAGTACGAATAGTTCGCATCACCGTCACCCTCTTTAATTAGTTTTTTACGTCATCCACCAGTTCGTTCATATCCCGGTCAAAACCGTTTAGGGCTTGTACCCGCTCGCCAAGCGCGGCAAATTCGCCGGGCAGCAGCATTTTGCGGAGCAGGGACTCTGCACCGAGCACGCCGTAGGATTTTTGCAGCTCGCTGTTTTTTAAATCCGGGAAGATGACACTTGATACCATCAGCTTCGCCATATAGTCATTCGGGTCGATTTCCGGGGTGAATACGCCGTTCTTGCCTTTAACCTTACGGGTAGCGGCTTTGCGGCACTCCTGATTCTCTTCCTCCGTGATGCTGCGCAGCTTCCAAGGCACAGGGCTTCCTTCAGCATTCTTAAAACGAACAGAGACCACGAATTCCTCCGTGATCTCTGCAGACGACTGCCCAGCAAAAAACATACTAAAATCGCTCATATTCCTTCCTCCTCATTCAATGTTAAGTATTAGGCCAATGGGTTAAACGGCGTCTCAATCCGCACATTCTCAAACGTGAAAGCTACTTCTTCCTCCAGCGCCTCCGCTTCGGTGTCGAGAGAAGCCATAATCACGCTGTCCAGGTTGACCCCTTCCAAAATCACCGTCTGACGTCCCGTCGACGAACCTGGATCCTCGTTACGCACTTCGATCATGAAGTAGGCGTCTTTGCCGGTCTGGATATATTCCATCATCAGCTCGCGGAACAGTGAGGTCACATAATAAATGGTCATCGTGCCGCTGCCCTTCCAGCCAATGGCTTTATGCTGTACGGCGCGCTGGCCCATCGTTTTCAGCTCGGCTTTTTCCTTCTCCACCGTAGCTTCCAGTGTTTTAATGTAGAACATTTCCTCCATACGCTCGCCAATCTTGACGAATGCCTTGCCCTCTTGTCCGGAAATCGTGTCGTTTGCCCGCAAAAATGCCATCTTAGACCACCTTCACTTTCATGTATACTTTTTCAATTGCATCCACCGGCTGTACCTTAATATCCACAAACAGCACATCGCCTTCTGTCCCCGGCGTCACCACAATATCCTCGTTCGCATCGAAATTCTGAATAGCACCGATATTCTGCAGAGATGCAAAATACGCCGCACATTCCGCCCAGAACAGCGTCCGACCATCCACATTGTTATCTACCTTCCCGATATAGGACTTTTCAAAAATTAGCTTTAAATCATTCGCAATGCCATCCAGGACTCGAACCACACGGTTTTTGGAAAAATGGCGCGCTTTCGCTGGCTCAATCGATGTAAAACTGTTAATATCCTGCTCGACCACGGCCTTGCCGCCACTGTAGCTGAACAGGAACTCGCCTTTCGTCAGCGCTTCTTCAATCTCCGTATGGCTTAAACGAACATCGGTATCCACCGCTTCATCATAAGCCGCATACGTAAGGGATTCGTTAACAGCTGCCGCAGCCGTGGCGCCAGTAACCCAGGCAACTGCCTTCACCTTGTCCACGACAGTGCCGTCGGTGAGAACAACGCCGTTTTTCACGGAGATGACTCCTTCATAATCCGCAGCCGAATATTCAGACAGCACAGCTTGAACCTTCTTGCCTTCCTGCTCACGAAGACGTTTGACGAATGCGGTATACAGAGACTTAAGCGTTGGGTCACCCGACAACAGACCTACAGTCTGGAAGTCTTGGACCTCAAGCGCGGCAAGGAAATCTACATGCTCTTGGTTCGTTACGGTGCCGTTCGCGCCTCCTGTGAGAGCAAACCCAGCCGTTGCAGTTAGATCACCGGTATCCGGAGCAAAGGCCACGTACAAGTTAGGTTCTAGCTCGGCCGCACTGGCTACAAGCTGTTTGTCTACGATTTTGCCGGTCAACAGCGTGTTGACCACAAACTTACCGGGATCATCCACGGCGTTCTCAACGACGATCTGGAGATCATTACCGCGTTCGCCGCCATAAAGTGCGGTTACCTTGAGACCAGCAACAGAAGCTGCAGCCTGTACACCGCTGTTCAAGCGGTACAACAGAAGCGTGCCAGCACGCTTAAGTACTTCTTTTACCGAGAGCAACTGTGGTGATGTGATATCATAACCCAGAACTTCTACCAGATTCGTACCTGGTTGGATCGTCAGGATTTTATTAGGCTCTCCCCATGGAAGGGACAGGCCCAGCGCCGCAATCCCCCTTTCACCTACGCGCCCGATCGGCTGCTCCTGCGATGAGATTTGGGTGTATACGCCTGGTCTTACTTTGTTGGGTGTTGTCCATGTTCCTCCGGCCATTTAGATGACCTCCTTTTTCAAAAATGTGGTTAATTGGTCTTTCGCTTGTTGAATGGTGTACGTCTTGCCCTCTTCGAGAATGGCGCTCAGCACATCCTTCTCGCGATTACTGAATTGATTGGATTGTGCCAACTGTTGCTTGTTGAACGCTGGTGCTGTTTCTTTTTTACTCACTTCAATCCGCCTCCCTGTTTCAATGTTTGCATCTTCATGTCGGTCTCTTCCTGATCCGTTGTCATCTGAATGACATACTCTGCGCGAAAATATCCTTCTCCCGTTGCCCCATCCTTCCCCGTTGGGCGCTCCCATGCCACTGAGGAAGCACGACATGGTCGGCCTCCCACTTCAAGGGAGGTTAGACTCTCCAGCATTTCGTCCATGATCGTTGCCACCGGCTTTCCTTCCATCGGTACGTAAGAGATGCGGAAACGAAAACGAGCCGCATATCGATTGGTCGATATCGGCTCGAACTCGGCTAGGGTTTGTTCGGTTTGGAAGTATGGTGCTGGGGGTAATGGTGTGGCATCCTCTTTAGAGATGAGGGAGATGTCTTTAAATTTCGTTTGCAAGGCGCTTTTCAGAGAAGTTTGCATTTGCTGAACAATCATATCTATTGTTCCTCTCTTAAATGAATGTCTGCCTGTCCTTTATTCAATTTGATACAGAAAAAAACGGGACCACTCTAAGGCATGAGTTGATATTATTTTGTCGGTTCAAGATCCGGACGGATAACATATGCATAAGCCAGAACCTTTTCTCGATCATCTACTTGCATTGGGTAAGTAGATACGACTTGATCGATAGTACCTTCTCCATCATTAACACGAGTAATGCAGGCGTTAGCTACAACACGCACCTGAAAATCTTTAAGCATCAGCAATCACCTCCCCTCATGAAAATAGGATTTCGGTAATCGTCATCTCGACGTCCGAAACCCTATTTTTCAACGTTTCATTTTCTGTTTTCAATGCAGACATCTGTTCCGTAAGTGGCGGCTGTGGTTCCTGAGGCGTTTCTGGATTGGTCGGATCAGGATAAGTAAACAGCGGTTTAAGAGTCTCCAGGTCAACCCGTGTTATTCGTCCGCCTGCAGCGTAATCCTCCGTGTATGCTCCATACTCAAGTTGTATCATTCCGACCGTTTCCGGTACGCGCTTGGATAAAGATGTATATGCCTTGAAGTCTTGTTCGCGCGTCGTCTCTACGACCCATCCGGTGCGCTCACCAGTGTTTAATATTACG
Above is a window of Paenibacillus sp. FSL K6-1330 DNA encoding:
- a CDS encoding phage holin family protein, whose product is MYEHIGQLFKMLAAGTGAVTGYVWGGWSLPMHLLLWFVVIDWLTGWGAAWMNGELRSRIGYTGIARKMTIFLIIALMHLVDRVLGEMNYFQNTVIFFYLANELLSIIENVGRMGVPIPQSLRNVVQVFQIKSEEGDKQTVRKEEKKDETL
- a CDS encoding XkdX family protein → MFENDFERLKYYYEKKWAQKPQLRQYVAFGVITSEEYEVITGEAY
- a CDS encoding YmfQ family protein; protein product: MSKAEAWLGYLPSFYHDVREMKAIAGAEGAELDKLAQELEDQLDQYYPETATWALSRFEQDLNIPVNLYKPIEQRRSVIISKMRGSGKVSASMLKNVAQAYERGSIEVSVQPAEYKVTIHFRDTLGIPPNLSDLKSAIEEIKPAHIAVDYALRYLTIAEVEGMTFEEISATTQDRLLGGGA
- a CDS encoding baseplate J/gp47 family protein, translated to MVEEQTYEAILERMMDRIPDGMDKREGSIIYDALAPSAAELAQMYVELGYSMNLKFAATASGEFLDRSIAWSGLTRKQATKAQLLGHFSGNNGTAVDVPLGSRFSLDPLNYKVITRLDAGQYVLECETSGKEGNRRFGSLLPLEYVEGLVKAELMELWVPGEDTESDEALYDRYREKISRPVTSANRNQYELWAREKAGVGKAKAFPLWDGPGTVKVVLLDNEMRSPTPSVVESVQQYIDPTMDGMGEGAAPVGSVVTVVGAAEVPVHIEVQVTLLDGAGMDGVQEAIEQGVRQYLKDLAMSDPLVRYNRIANVILDIPAVIDYEILTVNGGTDSLLIEPEAVAVLGTVTVDE
- a CDS encoding DUF2634 domain-containing protein gives rise to the protein MIPQGGTLQPSSEIVETMAQPSLTYDLNLEEGTISGHIDGLEAVKQAVVKILQTRRFEHLIYSSNYGQELDSVIGRDPLWAYAEIERHIKEALLQDDRILSVDDMNITFVGDQAVAEFTVRSVYGAFNMTKEVREDG
- a CDS encoding DUF2577 domain-containing protein: MLDIIKKASLSAVGSTNPMAVLYGIVTSTHPLEVNVDQRFSLTEDFLVIGESMTEYKLNIGGVEYVIRKGLEIGDTVLLIRYQGGQTYLVLDRLVKP
- a CDS encoding LysM peptidoglycan-binding domain-containing protein — translated: MSDYGFFLSFNNQEEVFRFPVNPERIDVKDSGEGKSYTVAGLGEVNAILHPKLTEISFESFFPGRMYPFVHLRSDQELKLPIDYVNTIKGWMESRRPVRFVMTGLVPDPLSGTDGKNVVRAMKSFGINMAASIESFNWNTMSGSPEDIEFSISLKRYVFYGARKVVPVKDKKAAAVKKKDRPDDRKKPTSYTVAKGDTLWSIAQKLLGSGSRHTDIQKLNGIKDHEVRKLAIGRVLKIP
- a CDS encoding phage portal protein, which codes for MSDFSMFFAGQSSAEITEEFVVSVRFKNAEGSPVPWKLRSITEEENQECRKAATRKVKGKNGVFTPEIDPNDYMAKLMVSSVIFPDLKNSELQKSYGVLGAESLLRKMLLPGEFAALGERVQALNGFDRDMNELVDDVKN
- a CDS encoding phage tail tube protein, whose product is MAFLRANDTISGQEGKAFVKIGERMEEMFYIKTLEATVEKEKAELKTMGQRAVQHKAIGWKGSGTMTIYYVTSLFRELMMEYIQTGKDAYFMIEVRNEDPGSSTGRQTVILEGVNLDSVIMASLDTEAEALEEEVAFTFENVRIETPFNPLA